The following are encoded together in the Gasterosteus aculeatus chromosome 7, fGasAcu3.hap1.1, whole genome shotgun sequence genome:
- the LOC120813994 gene encoding uncharacterized protein LOC120813994 isoform X7, with product MICSILVIFILTSCVCAGSFVVNVTQSWYHAEENHNISLEWMFPTSTDPSPNALYVYCEMLADDRPFTLFELHEGVEIPEIRDERFAGRVQWDKDVLREGRLTLHISRLQTNDSGLYWCQVDTSYGKNYKECHLNVTAANEPDPVTLEPAPTTAVKDRPEPETTSDTRLRGDPRGRIGLYWALGLLGLTAALLVPLFYLCFANQTSDHQNKRCTRNTIQVIDPLSVCTETV from the exons atgatctgcagcatcctggtcatcttcatcctgacctcctgtgtctgtg cagggtcatttgtagtgaatgtgacacagagctggtatcatgcagaggagaaccacaacatctcaCTGGAATGGATGTTCCCCACCAGCACGGACCCCTCCCCCAACGCCCTTTATGTCTACTGTGAGATGTTAGCTGATGATAGACCCTTTACCCTGTTTGAGCTACATGAAGGTGTCGAGATCCCAGAGATTCGGGATGAACGCTTTGCAGGACGagtccagtgggacaaagacgtcctcagagaaggacgactcacacttcacatctccagactccagactAATGACTCGGGGCTGTACTGGTGTCAAGTGGACACAAGTTATGGGAAGAACTATAAGGAATGTCACCTCAATGTCACTG CTGCTAACGAGCCCGACCCAGTGACATTAGAGCCAGCACCGACCACTG cagtgaaggatCGACCCGAACCTGAGACAACGAGTGACACCAGACTGAGAGGAGATCCTCGGGGAAGGATCGGCCTCTACTGGGCACTGGGACTACTGGGACTGACAGCAGCTCTACTGGTTCCTTTATTTTATCTCTGCTTTGCAAACCAGACCAGTGATCATCAGAACAAACGATGCACCAGAAACACAATTCAAGTTATTGATCCTTTAAGTGTTTGTACAGAAACAGTCTGA
- the LOC120813994 gene encoding uncharacterized protein LOC120813994 isoform X8 translates to MICSILVIFILTSCVCAGPFVVNVTQSWYHAEENHNISLEWMFPTSTDPSPNALHVSCEMVADERPSLMFHLYEGVEVPELQDKRFAGRVQWDKDVLREGRLRLHISRLQTNDSGLYWCQVDTSYGKNYKECHLKVTAANEPDPVTLEPAPTTAVKDRPEPETTSDTRLRGDPRGRIGLYWALGLLGLTAALLVPLFYLCFANQTSDHQNKRCTRNTIQVIDPLSVCTETV, encoded by the exons atgatctgcagcatcctggtgatcttcatcctgacctcctgtgtctgtg cagggccatttgtagtgaatgtgacacagagctggtatcatgcagaggagaaccacaacatctcaCTGGAATGGATGTTCCCCACCAGCACGGACCCCTCCCCCAACGCCCTTCATGTCTCCTGTGAGATGGTAGCTGATGAGAGACCATCACTCATGTTTCATCTGTATGAAGGTGTCGAGGTCCCAGAGCTGCAGGATAAACGCTTTGCAGGACGagtccagtgggacaaagacgtcctcagagaaggacgactcagacttcacatctccagactccagactAATGACTCGGGGCTGTACTGGTGTCAAGTGGACACAAGTTATGGGAAGAACTATAAGGAATGTCACCTCAAGGTCACTG CTGCTAACGAGCCCGACCCAGTGACATTAGAGCCAGCACCGACCACTG cagtgaaggatCGACCCGAACCTGAGACAACGAGTGACACCAGACTGAGAGGAGATCCTCGGGGAAGGATCGGCCTCTACTGGGCACTGGGACTACTGGGACTGACAGCAGCTCTACTGGTTCCTTTATTTTATCTCTGCTTTGCAAACCAGACCAGTGATCATCAGAACAAACGATGCACCAGAAACACAATTCAAGTTATTGATCCTTTAAGTGTTTGTACAGAAACAGTCTGA
- the LOC120813994 gene encoding uncharacterized protein LOC120813994 isoform X2, translating into MFDSRAREDLKRVHATKTNGSGEINTEEMICSILVIFILTSCVCAGPFVVNVTQSWYHAEENHNISLEWMFPTSTDPSPNALHVSCEMVADERPSLMFHLYEGVEVPELQDKRFAGRVQWDKDVLREGRLRLHISRLQTNDSGLYWCQVDTSYGKNYKECHLKVTAANEPDPVTLEPAPTTAVKDRPEPETTSDTRLRGDPRGRIGLYWALGLLGLTAALLVPLFYLCFANQTSDHQNKRCTRNTIQVIDPLSVCTETV; encoded by the exons ggaggagatgatctgcagcatcctggtgatcttcatcctgacctcctgtgtctgtg cagggccatttgtagtgaatgtgacacagagctggtatcatgcagaggagaaccacaacatctcaCTGGAATGGATGTTCCCCACCAGCACGGACCCCTCCCCCAACGCCCTTCATGTCTCCTGTGAGATGGTAGCTGATGAGAGACCATCACTCATGTTTCATCTGTATGAAGGTGTCGAGGTCCCAGAGCTGCAGGATAAACGCTTTGCAGGACGagtccagtgggacaaagacgtcctcagagaaggacgactcagacttcacatctccagactccagactAATGACTCGGGGCTGTACTGGTGTCAAGTGGACACAAGTTATGGGAAGAACTATAAGGAATGTCACCTCAAGGTCACTG CTGCTAACGAGCCCGACCCAGTGACATTAGAGCCAGCACCGACCACTG cagtgaaggatCGACCCGAACCTGAGACAACGAGTGACACCAGACTGAGAGGAGATCCTCGGGGAAGGATCGGCCTCTACTGGGCACTGGGACTACTGGGACTGACAGCAGCTCTACTGGTTCCTTTATTTTATCTCTGCTTTGCAAACCAGACCAGTGATCATCAGAACAAACGATGCACCAGAAACACAATTCAAGTTATTGATCCTTTAAGTGTTTGTACAGAAACAGTCTGA
- the LOC120813994 gene encoding uncharacterized protein LOC120813994 isoform X9, protein MICSILVIFILTSCVCAGSFVVNVTQSWYHAEENHNISLEWMFPTSTDPSPNALYVYCEMLADDRPFTLFELHEGVEIPEIRDERFAGRVQWDKDVLREGRLTLHISRLQTNDSGLYWCQVDTSYGKNYKECHLNVTAVKDRPEPETTSDTRLRGDPRGRIGLYWALGLLGLTAALLVPLFYLCFANQTSDHQNKRCTRNTIQVIDPLSVCTETV, encoded by the exons atgatctgcagcatcctggtcatcttcatcctgacctcctgtgtctgtg cagggtcatttgtagtgaatgtgacacagagctggtatcatgcagaggagaaccacaacatctcaCTGGAATGGATGTTCCCCACCAGCACGGACCCCTCCCCCAACGCCCTTTATGTCTACTGTGAGATGTTAGCTGATGATAGACCCTTTACCCTGTTTGAGCTACATGAAGGTGTCGAGATCCCAGAGATTCGGGATGAACGCTTTGCAGGACGagtccagtgggacaaagacgtcctcagagaaggacgactcacacttcacatctccagactccagactAATGACTCGGGGCTGTACTGGTGTCAAGTGGACACAAGTTATGGGAAGAACTATAAGGAATGTCACCTCAATGTCACTG cagtgaaggatCGACCCGAACCTGAGACAACGAGTGACACCAGACTGAGAGGAGATCCTCGGGGAAGGATCGGCCTCTACTGGGCACTGGGACTACTGGGACTGACAGCAGCTCTACTGGTTCCTTTATTTTATCTCTGCTTTGCAAACCAGACCAGTGATCATCAGAACAAACGATGCACCAGAAACACAATTCAAGTTATTGATCCTTTAAGTGTTTGTACAGAAACAGTCTGA
- the LOC120813994 gene encoding uncharacterized protein LOC120813994 isoform X10: protein MICSILVIFILTSCVCAGPFVVNVTQSWYHAEENHNISLEWMFPTSTDPSPNALHVSCEMVADERPSLMFHLYEGVEVPELQDKRFAGRVQWDKDVLREGRLRLHISRLQTNDSGLYWCQVDTSYGKNYKECHLKVTAVKDRPEPETTSDTRLRGDPRGRIGLYWALGLLGLTAALLVPLFYLCFANQTSDHQNKRCTRNTIQVIDPLSVCTETV from the exons atgatctgcagcatcctggtgatcttcatcctgacctcctgtgtctgtg cagggccatttgtagtgaatgtgacacagagctggtatcatgcagaggagaaccacaacatctcaCTGGAATGGATGTTCCCCACCAGCACGGACCCCTCCCCCAACGCCCTTCATGTCTCCTGTGAGATGGTAGCTGATGAGAGACCATCACTCATGTTTCATCTGTATGAAGGTGTCGAGGTCCCAGAGCTGCAGGATAAACGCTTTGCAGGACGagtccagtgggacaaagacgtcctcagagaaggacgactcagacttcacatctccagactccagactAATGACTCGGGGCTGTACTGGTGTCAAGTGGACACAAGTTATGGGAAGAACTATAAGGAATGTCACCTCAAGGTCACTG cagtgaaggatCGACCCGAACCTGAGACAACGAGTGACACCAGACTGAGAGGAGATCCTCGGGGAAGGATCGGCCTCTACTGGGCACTGGGACTACTGGGACTGACAGCAGCTCTACTGGTTCCTTTATTTTATCTCTGCTTTGCAAACCAGACCAGTGATCATCAGAACAAACGATGCACCAGAAACACAATTCAAGTTATTGATCCTTTAAGTGTTTGTACAGAAACAGTCTGA
- the LOC120813994 gene encoding uncharacterized protein LOC120813994 isoform X5 has translation MIGACVSAPSLVQVLDEVVYLLKSFSSHHPRRPREEMICSILVIFILTSCVCAGSFVVNVTQSWYHAEENHNISLEWMFPTSTDPSPNAFYVYCEMVADKIPFILFELHEGVEVPELQDKRFAGRVQWDKDVLREGRLRLHISRLQTNDSGLYGCQVDTSYGKNFKECHLNVTAVKDRPEPETTSDTRLRWIGLYWALGLLGVTAALLVVYLFYRCITKNITDQHRNDTKMIHIQM, from the exons ATGATCGGCGCTTGTGTGAGTGCACCTTCACTCGTGCAGGTTTTGGATGAAGTAGTTTATTTATTGAAGAGCTTCAGTTCACATCACCCAAGACGTCCAAG gGAGGAGATGATCTGCAGCATCCTGGTGATCTTCATCCTGACCTCCTGTGTCTGTG cagggtcatttgtagtgaatgtgacacagagctggtatcatgcagaggagaaccacaacatctcaCTGGAATGGATGTTCCCCACCAGCACGGACCCCTCCCCCAACGCCTTTTATGTCTACTGTGAGATGGTAGCTGATAAGATACCCTTTATCCTGTTTGAGCTACATGAAG GTGTCGAGGTCCCAGAGCTGCAGGATAAACGCTTTGCAGGACGagtccagtgggacaaagacgtcctcagagaaggacgactcagacttcacatctccagactccagactAATGACTCGGGGCTGTACGGGTGTCAAGTGGACACAAGTTATGGGAAGAACTTTAAGGAATGTCACCTCAATGTCACTG cagtgaaggatCGACCCGAACCTGAGACAACGAGTGACACCAGACTGAGATGGATCGGCCTCTACTGGGCACTGGGACTACTGGGAGTGACAGCAGCTCTActggttgtttatttattctatcGCTGCATTACCAAAAATATTACTGATCAGCACAGAAATGATACAAAAATGATACATATACAAATGTAA
- the LOC120813994 gene encoding uncharacterized protein LOC120813994 isoform X1: MMAALTTQELLVRAREEEADSCEHGRKTPSEYQEAAEELYITSGLLTIKIHVQRTHPNNDKEGEVADGGRHHNRHCILVKKTPNHYADYILPIRNEPPAASPVPQCPLLRKANGQSEFVPWSHRDMEALEKGLPPLGEGANPWIRLFEKYTIGDELALGDMRALIARLEGTVNLRALEARAGTTNQEDEAPFDKVRGVFWATMRNIWPAKPSMSILMGLSMKQGEDMSQYLRRAETEWHLATGERHDNNKSTAVIWRHTVQQGLPQAVQTALEGVVGLDDMDESTWRDHLTHFYKIQRAAETRRQEELGTMTHRLLKIQLAAADAEATKKQRVRKQLSVRDEQPQYPVPPEAQYPAPAVRDRSMVDQQPPPQRRGRGRGNNRGRGDECYLCGQTGHWSRICPTNMQFSAAPPRSSRQMQPRQNQRLGTPQPPPPHMW, from the coding sequence atgatggctgcgcttacgactcaggaactgcttgtcagggccagagaggaggaagcagatagctgtgaacatggccgtaaaacaccaagtgaataccaggaggccgcagaggagCTGTATATTACTTCAGGACTCCTGACTATCAAAATACACGTGCAGAGGACCCAtccaaacaacgacaaagaaggagaggttgctgatggaggacgtcatcacaatagacattgtatcctggtgaagaagaCTCCAAACCACTATGCAGACTATATTCTCCCTATAAGAAATgagccacctgcagcctcccctgtcCCACAGTGCCCACTACTGAGGAAAGCCAACGGTCAGAGCGAGTTTGTGCCCTGGAGTCATCGGGACATGGAAGCGCTGGAGAAGGGACTGCCGCCATTGGGAGAAGGAGCTAACCCATGGATCCggctctttgaaaaatacacaataggtGATGAGTTGGCTCTTGGAGATATGAGAGCCTTAATAGCCCGTCTAGAGGGAACAGTCAACCTAAGAGCCTTAGAAGCAAGAGCGGgaaccaccaaccaagaggaTGAGGCTCCATTTGATAAGGTCAGAGGAGTATTTTGGGCCACAATGCGAAACATCTGGCCTGCAAAGCCAAGCATGTCCATCCTGATGGGTCTGAGtatgaaacaaggtgaagacatgtctcaatatctgaggagagcagaaacagaatggcatttggccacaggagaaagacacgacaataacaaatctactgcagtaatctggcgacacactgtgcagcaaggcttgccccaggctgttcaaacagcgttggagggagtagtgggactggacgacatggatgaaagcacatggagagaccatctaacccacttctacaaaatacagagagctgcggagacaaggaggcaagaagaactggggacgatgacgcatcgactcctgaagatccaactggcagcagcagatgcagaagcaacgaaaaaacagagagtcaggaaacaactgtcggtgagagatgaacaacctcaataccctgttcctccagaggcccaaTATCCAGCCCCAGCAGTCAGAGACCGTTCAATGGTTGACCAGCAACCACCACCTCAGCGCAGAGGCAGAGGACGTGGAAATAataggggaagaggagatgaatgctACTTATGCGGACAGACGGGTCATTGGTCAAGAATATGTCCAACGAACATGCAGttcagtgcagctcctccacggtcTTCCCGTCAAATGCAGcccaggcagaaccagaggttgggcacaccccagcctccacctccccatatgtggtga
- the LOC120813994 gene encoding uncharacterized protein LOC120813994 isoform X4, whose amino-acid sequence MIGACVSAPSLVQVLDEVVYLLKSFSSHHPRRPREEMICSILVIFILTSCVCAGSFVVNVTQSWYHAEENHNISLEWMFPTSTDPSPNAFYVYCEMVADKIPFILFELHEGVEIPEIRDERFAGRVQWDKDVLREGRLRLHISRLQTNDSGLYWCQVDTSYGRNFKECHLKVTAVKDRPEPETTSDTSLRWIGLYCVLGLTAALLVLYSFYRCITKRMRDHHRNDTKVNGDMKCQGDCG is encoded by the exons ATGATCGGCGCTTGTGTGAGTGCACCTTCACTCGTGCAGGTTTTGGATGAAGTAGTTTATTTATTGAAGAGCTTCAGTTCACATCACCCAAGACGTCCAAG gGAGGAGATGATCTGCAGCATCCTGGTGATCTTCATCCTGACCTCCTGTGTCTGTG cagggtcatttgtagtgaatgtgacacagagctggtatcatgcagaggagaaccacaacatctcaCTGGAATGGATGTTCCCCACCAGCACGGACCCCTCCCCCAACGCCTTTTATGTCTACTGTGAGATGGTAGCTGATAAGATACCCTTTATCCTGTTTGAGCTACATGAAGGTGTCGAGATCCCAGAGATTCGAGATGAACGCTTTGCAGGACGagtccagtgggacaaagacgtcctcagagaaggacgactcagacttcacatctccagactccagactAATGACTCGGGGCTGTACTGGTGTCAAGTGGACACAAGTTATGGGAGGAACTTTAAGGAATGTCACCTCAAGGTCACTG cagtgaaggatCGACCCGAACCTGAGACAACGAGTGACACCAGTCTGAGATGGATCGGCCTCTACTGTGTACTGGGACTGACAGCAGCTCTACTGgttctttattcattttatcgCTGCATTACCAAAAGGATGAGAGATCACCACAGAAATGATACAAAAGTCAATGGTGACATGAAGTGTCAGGGAGACTGTGGGTGA
- the LOC144410208 gene encoding uncharacterized protein LOC144410208 → MMAALTTQELLVRAREEEAGSCEHGRKTPSEYQEAAEELYITSGLLSIRIHVQRTHPNNDKEGEVADGGRHHNRHCILVKKAPNHYADYILPVRNEPLAASPVPQCPLLRKANGQSEFVPWSHRDMEALEKGLPPLGEGANPWILLFEKYTIEDKLGLGDMRALIARLEGTVNLRALEARAGTTNQEDEAPFDKVRGVFWATMRNIWPTKPSMSILMGLSMKQGEDISQYVRRAETEWHLATGGRHDNNKSTAVIWRHTVQQGLPQAVQTALEGVVGLDDMDESTWRDHLTHFYKIQRAAETRRQEELGTMTHRLLKIQLAAADAGATKKQRVRKQLSVRDEQPQYPVPPEATYPTVGPAVRNQLRGYQQPPKYRGRDRGREYNRGSGFYQGGYGGDVCFICGQVGHWSRTCPVKYEGNTRSNAPPGRFPNSLQPRQNQRLGTPQPPPPHMW, encoded by the coding sequence atgatggctgcgcTTACGACACAGGAACTGCTTgtcagggccagagaggaggaagcaggtagctgtgaacatggccgtaaaacaccaagtgaataccaggaggccgcagaggagctgtatattacttcaggactcctgtctatcagaatacacgtgcagaggacccatccaaacaacgacaaagaaggagaggttgctgatggaggtcgtcatcacaatagacattgtatcctggtgaagaaggctcCAAACCACTATGCAGACTACATTCTCCCGGTAAGAAATGAGCCACTTGCAGCCTCCCCTGTCCCACAGTGCCCACTACTGAGAAAAGCCAACGGTCAGAGCGAGTTTGTGCCCTGGAGCCATCGGGACATGGAAGCGCTGGAGAAGGGACTGCCGCCATTGGGAGAAGGAGCTAACCCATggatcctgctctttgaaaaatacacaatagaaGATAAGTTGGGTCTTGGAGATATGAGAGCCTTAATAGCCCGTCTAGAGGGAACAGTCAACCTAAGAGCCTTAGAAGCAAGAGCGGgaaccaccaaccaagaggatgaggctccatttgataaggtcagaggagtattttgggccacaatgcgaaacatctggcctacaaagccaagtatgtccatcctgatgggtctgagtatgaaacaaggtgaagacatCTCTCAATACgtgaggagagcagaaacagaatggcatttggccacaggaggaagacacgacaataacaaatctactgcagtaatctggcgacacactgtgcagcaaggcttgccccaggctgttcaaacagcgttggagggagtagtgggactggacgacatggatgaaagcacatggagagaccatctaacccacttctacaaaatacagagagctgcggagacaaggaggcaagaagaactggggacgatgacgcatcgactcctgaagatccaactggcagcagcagatgcaggagcaacgaaaaaacagagagtcaggaaacaactgtcGGTGAGAGATGAACAACCTCAATACCCTGTTCCTCCAGAAGCCACATATCCAACCGTAGGTCCAGCAGTGAGAAACCAATTGAGAGGATACCAGCAACCACCAAagtacagagggagagacagaggccgTGAATATAACCGAGGGAGTGGATTCTACCAAGGAGGGTACGGgggtgatgtgtgttttatatgtggGCAGGTGGGACATTGGTCAAGAACGTGTCCAGTGAAATATGAAGGGAACACACGGTCAAATGCTCCTCCAGGAAGGTTTCCCAACTCACTGCAGcccaggcagaaccagaggttgggcacaccccagcctccacctccccatatgtggtga